A window of Cottoperca gobio chromosome 16, fCotGob3.1, whole genome shotgun sequence contains these coding sequences:
- the cnih4 gene encoding protein cornichon homolog 4, translating into MEAAVFILSLVDCCALIFLSVYFIITLSDLECDYINARACCAKLNKWVIPEMVGQCLSTMLMLVSMHWFIFLLNLPVSAWNIYRYVKVPMGNMGVFDPTEIHNRGQLKSHMKEAMIKLGYHLLCFFIYLYSMILALIND; encoded by the exons ATGGAGGCGGCAGTGTTCATTCTGTCACTTGTGGACTGCTGTGCACTTATTTTCCTCTCGGTCTACTTT ATTATCACCCTGTCTGATCTAGAATGTGACTACATCAATGCTAGAGCCTGCTGCGCCAAGCTAAACAAA TGGGTAATTCCAGAGATGGTCGGCCAGTGTCTCTCCACTATGCTGATGTTGGTCTCCATGCACTggttcatcttcctcctcaacCTGCCTGTATCAGCCTGGAACATTTATAG GTATGTGAAGGTTCCGATGGGAAACATGGGCGTGTTTGACCCCACTGAGATCCACAACCGGGGTCAGCTCAAGTCCCACATGAAGGAGGCCATGATTAAACTGGGTTACCACCTGCTctgtttcttcatttatttgtatag CATGATCCTGGCTCTGATCAACGACTGA